The genomic interval TTGTTTAGCAGTTTTATTTGTTGGAAATTAAGGGAACGTTTACCGAATAAAATTTTTCGGAAGTGGAGATAATGCCCCTTCGATTCCTGTAATACACTTAAATCCCGTTGACAGATTCAGCTGTTTCCCCTATTTTATCATTAAGCGTGTATCTGATATATAATAGCTTATTCCTGAATTAACGGCATTGTTAAACTCCATGGATAAGATTGTAAAGAACTGGGTAGCTACATCAAACTACGATATTCTAACTGCCGATGCTATGTTCAAGGCTGGCCGATATCTTTATGTAGTGTTTATGTGTCACCTTGCCATGGAAAAAATGCTGAAAGCATTGCTGGCGCATAAGCATCCCGAAGATATGCCCCCGAAGATTCATAATCTGATTGTCCTGTCACAAAGGGCAAATATATCACCACCTGATGATCTTAAGGATTTTTTGCAAAGAATCGATAATGTCAGTATTGCTACCCGGTACCCCGAAGATCTTCGGACATTGTCGAAAGAATTTAATCAGGACACGGCCAAACGGATACTAATCGACACAAAGAGAATGTTAAAGTGGTTCAAGCAACACCTAAAATCAGAAGAATAATATTCCGGTACATAAAAAACCTCAGCGAATTGGGAGTACCTGTTGAAACGGTCTACCTTTTTGGGTCACAGGTGCGTCAGAACATCACGATGGGAAGCGATGTAGACATAGCCGTTATATCACCGTTGTTTGAAAAGATGAGTCTTTGGGACAAGGCGGGCTTCCTGGGAAAAGCTGCATGGGATATACCTTTCCCGATGGATGTTCTTGGATTTGCACCTTCTCAGGTAAGAAATGCAGAGCCTGGCACGTTGCTTGGTCATATACTGAAAAGCGGAATTGAAATTACGCATTGATCTGCTTTGCGACCAATTACTGATAATCGAATAATCGGAATCTCACAATCACATATCAATCT from Desulfobacterales bacterium carries:
- a CDS encoding HEPN domain-containing protein; this encodes MDKIVKNWVATSNYDILTADAMFKAGRYLYVVFMCHLAMEKMLKALLAHKHPEDMPPKIHNLIVLSQRANISPPDDLKDFLQRIDNVSIATRYPEDLRTLSKEFNQDTAKRILIDTKRMLKWFKQHLKSEE
- a CDS encoding nucleotidyltransferase domain-containing protein, coding for MVQATPKIRRIIFRYIKNLSELGVPVETVYLFGSQVRQNITMGSDVDIAVISPLFEKMSLWDKAGFLGKAAWDIPFPMDVLGFAPSQVRNAEPGTLLGHILKSGIEITH